One window of the Fervidobacterium thailandense genome contains the following:
- the pyk gene encoding pyruvate kinase gives MSYPRRTKIVATLGPATESEEGILGLLKCGVNVFRLNSSHETIEVHRERIRRLKSIRQRGYNFAILLDLAGPKIRTGKFETDYVTLENGAEVEIVCGEEFVGSAKRFWINYDKLYEEIKPSERILINDGAIELEVKDVLKSQKTILCVVRRGGTITHKRGVNLPGVDVSIPSVTDRDKEFIRMGNEEGIDYFALSFVRKAKDVKDAKALTDIPIVAKIETAQALDNLEEIILASDAVMVARGDLGVEIPIAQVPIAQKRIIEIANLYKKPVITATQMLESMVQNPTPTRAEITDISNAILDGTDAIMLSAETSVGKYPCEAVKVMDEVARNTEAYMEEYESYKIEWLREYSSSLDTPSAISYAAVTLARNVEAKLIITATSTGATAIHVSKFKPSVPVLAATHNDATYRRLSLVWGVIPVKIEASLTTDEMIERVIQIAKETGMAKSGDTVVLVAGIPWGKPGTTNTVQIQVIV, from the coding sequence ATGTCCTATCCGCGGAGGACGAAGATAGTTGCAACATTAGGTCCGGCCACGGAATCTGAAGAGGGTATCCTCGGACTGCTAAAGTGCGGAGTAAATGTTTTCAGGTTGAATTCCTCGCACGAGACAATAGAAGTGCACAGAGAACGGATTCGACGGCTAAAATCTATTCGACAACGTGGGTATAATTTCGCAATATTACTGGATCTTGCTGGACCGAAGATTCGTACTGGAAAATTTGAGACAGATTACGTAACTCTTGAGAACGGAGCAGAGGTCGAAATCGTTTGTGGTGAAGAATTCGTCGGTAGCGCGAAGAGGTTTTGGATTAATTACGACAAGCTATACGAAGAAATCAAGCCTTCTGAGCGCATTTTAATAAACGACGGTGCCATTGAACTTGAGGTGAAAGATGTATTAAAGTCTCAAAAGACAATTTTGTGCGTTGTTAGACGCGGTGGTACGATTACCCACAAACGAGGCGTGAATTTACCAGGTGTAGACGTATCGATTCCTTCGGTAACGGACCGCGATAAAGAGTTCATAAGAATGGGCAACGAGGAGGGAATAGATTACTTCGCTCTTTCGTTTGTCAGGAAGGCAAAGGATGTAAAAGATGCGAAGGCCCTCACCGACATTCCCATCGTTGCGAAGATCGAGACAGCCCAAGCGTTGGATAATCTTGAGGAGATAATTCTGGCTTCCGATGCGGTCATGGTAGCCCGCGGTGATTTAGGAGTTGAAATACCCATTGCGCAAGTACCGATCGCACAGAAAAGGATTATCGAAATTGCAAATCTTTACAAGAAACCTGTCATCACGGCAACCCAGATGCTTGAGAGTATGGTTCAAAATCCAACGCCGACACGCGCTGAGATAACGGATATTTCCAACGCTATACTTGATGGCACCGATGCGATAATGCTGTCTGCCGAGACTTCGGTTGGGAAGTACCCGTGTGAAGCTGTTAAGGTCATGGACGAGGTTGCCAGGAACACGGAAGCGTATATGGAGGAGTACGAAAGCTACAAAATCGAATGGCTGAGAGAATACAGTTCATCGCTCGATACACCGAGTGCCATATCGTACGCTGCGGTCACACTCGCAAGAAACGTCGAGGCCAAGTTGATAATCACTGCCACGAGCACCGGAGCAACGGCGATCCATGTATCCAAGTTCAAGCCATCCGTTCCCGTCCTCGCGGCAACGCACAACGATGCTACTTACCGCCGACTCTCTCTCGTTTGGGGTGTAATTCCCGTCAAAATAGAAGCGAGTCTTACTACCGATGAAATGATTGAACGCGTTATTCAAATTGCGAAGGAGACCGGTATGGCAAAGAGCGGAGACACAGTAGTCCTTGTCGCCGGGATACCTTGGGGTAAACCGGGAACAACGAACACCGTTCAGATCCAAGTGATTGTGTAA
- a CDS encoding transposase, giving the protein MASISNEQFRQVVEDTFKQLSLQYNVDLQPGSPLRLFLEAAINAIMRGERDVFLSNDPDNKANGFYSRFLDTAMGKLNLSVPRDRNSNFRPQIIPDKYVRSDESYSNLLQSLLVNGYSNSSLRNTLKALGLSYSQSDLDHIVKSLKEELMLFKTRQLPEQALALFIDAYHCFVRSDSRVSEHACYIIVGIDLKGQKDIFGVYTFPGAVSKSLASSLVMISQACMTNSKWYIQKLIISYV; this is encoded by the coding sequence ATGGCTTCTATCTCCAATGAACAATTCCGTCAGGTCGTTGAAGATACTTTTAAACAACTTTCTTTGCAATACAACGTCGATTTACAACCTGGTTCTCCTCTTCGTTTGTTCTTAGAAGCCGCTATCAATGCCATTATGCGTGGTGAACGCGATGTCTTTCTTTCTAATGACCCTGATAACAAAGCTAATGGCTTTTATTCCCGTTTCCTTGATACCGCTATGGGCAAACTTAATCTTTCTGTCCCTCGCGATCGTAATTCTAACTTCCGTCCTCAAATTATTCCTGATAAGTATGTCAGAAGCGATGAGTCTTATTCTAACTTACTCCAATCTCTTCTTGTCAATGGTTATTCTAATTCTTCTTTACGTAATACTCTTAAAGCTCTTGGGCTTTCTTATTCTCAAAGTGATTTAGACCACATTGTTAAGTCTCTCAAAGAAGAACTTATGCTTTTCAAAACTCGTCAGTTGCCTGAACAAGCTCTTGCTCTTTTCATTGATGCTTATCATTGCTTTGTTAGAAGTGATTCTCGTGTTAGTGAACATGCTTGTTACATTATCGTTGGTATCGATTTAAAAGGTCAAAAAGATATCTTCGGTGTTTATACTTTCCCTGGTGCGGTCTCAAAGAGCCTTGCATCATCGTTGGTGATGATTTCCCAGGCTTGCATGACAAACTCAAAATGGTATATCCAAAAGCTCATCATCAGTTATGTTTAG
- a CDS encoding response regulator, producing the protein MNTDFLEIFFQELREKGQSAVEMIKRFLETRERELINEIYRVFHTIKGSASLVGLIGFRDLMHNLESYFKKYESGELELTDELLARMLSIIPELLNRTDDISEEELKSYLDILEGKQRAQAAVVKEAFSENLSGILIDIISKTLSIENSLMRNDVKNALREVRTLKSRLLNIMEENFYVKLSNLLRNFDTLVIQEATLNQKKVKLELQIGQEKVERKDSQVLFDALVHLVRNAIAHGIEPSEERKRKGKPEYGTITLRSYLEGGELYLEVEDDGAGIDLEKVRKKAAEKGLGHLPPEEIIFVPGFSTKDTADGTAGRGVGLDAVRNFAMARGGNVEVVTAPGKGTKFIVHFPVKSFVVKVVVVEADGVIFAVETNDLMAVIVSAQTIDDKVKYKDKLYDISFSSANPRFCLITSSKKALLVDSIVGVFDGQISNESYGFVKGFVKNIFIYPLPVIDVSKISKRAEKSFKKRTILIVDDSFVTRSILSKFLRTFGYEVLEAKSGEEGIEISKKTDVDLVVCDVEMPGLDGFETTKRIKEIKPKLPVVIFSTLSEEQLIRGMEVGADGYLSKSEPPERLLKLVERLVEVE; encoded by the coding sequence ATGAACACAGATTTCTTAGAAATTTTCTTTCAGGAATTACGTGAAAAGGGTCAAAGTGCCGTTGAAATGATAAAGCGATTCCTCGAAACCCGAGAACGCGAGTTGATAAACGAAATCTATCGCGTGTTCCACACGATAAAGGGCTCAGCAAGTTTAGTTGGGCTCATTGGATTTCGCGATCTAATGCACAATTTGGAAAGCTACTTTAAGAAATATGAAAGTGGTGAGCTCGAGCTAACGGATGAACTTCTAGCAAGAATGCTCTCGATCATCCCGGAACTGTTGAACAGGACCGACGATATTTCTGAGGAGGAATTGAAATCTTACCTTGATATTCTCGAGGGCAAGCAACGAGCTCAGGCTGCAGTTGTGAAGGAAGCTTTCTCCGAGAATCTTTCGGGTATTCTGATAGATATAATTTCCAAAACACTCAGTATTGAAAATAGCCTAATGAGGAACGATGTCAAGAACGCACTGAGAGAGGTTCGGACGCTCAAGTCCAGGTTGCTGAATATTATGGAGGAGAATTTCTACGTCAAGCTCTCCAATCTCCTGCGCAACTTCGACACGCTTGTAATCCAAGAAGCGACTCTCAATCAAAAGAAGGTGAAGCTGGAACTCCAAATCGGTCAGGAGAAAGTGGAAAGGAAGGACTCGCAAGTATTATTCGACGCATTGGTCCACCTTGTGAGAAACGCCATAGCCCACGGTATAGAGCCTTCTGAGGAAAGAAAAAGGAAAGGAAAGCCCGAGTATGGTACGATAACTCTTAGAAGTTATCTTGAGGGTGGAGAGTTGTACCTTGAAGTTGAAGATGACGGTGCGGGAATCGATCTTGAAAAGGTGAGGAAGAAAGCTGCTGAAAAAGGACTCGGGCACTTGCCACCGGAGGAGATTATCTTCGTACCGGGTTTTTCGACTAAAGACACTGCGGATGGTACGGCCGGTAGGGGTGTGGGGCTGGATGCCGTTAGGAACTTTGCCATGGCGCGCGGAGGCAACGTCGAGGTAGTTACAGCCCCCGGAAAGGGCACGAAGTTCATCGTTCATTTCCCGGTGAAAAGTTTCGTCGTGAAAGTCGTCGTCGTGGAAGCAGATGGAGTGATTTTCGCGGTGGAAACAAATGATCTAATGGCAGTGATAGTGAGTGCTCAAACTATTGATGACAAAGTCAAGTACAAGGACAAGTTATACGATATTTCGTTTTCTTCAGCCAATCCGAGGTTCTGCCTCATCACATCCTCCAAGAAGGCACTCCTTGTGGATAGCATCGTAGGTGTTTTCGATGGACAAATCAGCAACGAATCCTACGGCTTTGTGAAGGGTTTTGTGAAAAACATATTCATCTATCCGCTGCCAGTGATCGACGTAAGTAAGATTTCCAAACGCGCCGAAAAATCCTTCAAGAAAAGAACGATACTAATAGTCGATGATTCGTTCGTAACCAGGTCAATACTCTCAAAGTTTCTTAGGACTTTCGGTTACGAGGTTCTGGAAGCAAAATCTGGCGAAGAGGGCATAGAAATCTCGAAAAAAACCGATGTGGATTTGGTAGTGTGCGATGTCGAGATGCCCGGATTGGACGGTTTTGAAACAACCAAGCGTATAAAAGAGATAAAACCGAAATTGCCAGTTGTAATTTTCAGTACTTTGTCAGAAGAACAGTTAATTAGAGGCATGGAAGTTGGTGCGGATGGATACCTTTCAAAAAGCGAACCACCTGAGAGGTTGCTCAAGCTTGTTGAAAGGTTGGTCGAGGTCGAATGA
- a CDS encoding response regulator, translating to MKKVLVVDDSDVWRTYLKNLLELNGCSVEVARDGLDGLNKFFSFLPDVVIVDHVMPKLNGIHFARFIRSFNVFKRVGILMLTGADETVNPFWAKKSGVNVFVKKTAPQEDIEKAILSFISQPYAIEWTREIYKIHIEPYGELVDILDESLKKATLTDEILSYASYIFDEFTVFRKIYELFLELLEFEAVYFAVASLSRMRIYGFGKSELAAPEEVRRALEMSSDLSIYSSVEEHFQGSRKLSESFVLEEIFSSNDELLGFVLFENPKIVEATQKTLLYVNDALGNLFLLMNDYYNLNKGLECDTITGAYNMTFFRTKLASSIDFAIRNALPISVVKTKIVNLREFVNRCGGNLANEFLKKVGEILQETSQELVGRIKVDEFCNILIGAKYERAQQIAEDIKNKIKSIMEKDDRLCWVKLEFHIIEWNGEPLGEMIEKIYSKGDAQL from the coding sequence ATGAAAAAAGTCCTCGTCGTGGATGACTCAGATGTTTGGCGCACATATCTCAAGAATCTTTTGGAATTGAATGGTTGCTCCGTGGAGGTTGCCAGAGACGGACTTGACGGTCTGAATAAATTCTTCAGCTTTCTTCCGGATGTGGTAATTGTTGACCATGTGATGCCCAAGCTAAACGGCATTCACTTTGCAAGGTTCATCAGAAGTTTTAACGTGTTCAAACGCGTAGGGATTCTTATGCTCACGGGCGCTGACGAGACGGTTAATCCCTTTTGGGCAAAGAAGAGTGGGGTAAACGTATTTGTTAAAAAAACTGCCCCGCAAGAAGATATAGAGAAAGCTATTTTATCTTTCATCTCTCAACCCTACGCAATCGAGTGGACAAGGGAGATTTACAAGATCCACATAGAACCCTATGGAGAGCTGGTAGACATTCTCGACGAGAGTTTGAAGAAAGCAACTCTGACAGACGAGATACTGAGTTATGCAAGCTACATATTCGATGAGTTCACCGTTTTCCGAAAGATATATGAACTATTTTTAGAGCTCTTGGAGTTTGAGGCAGTTTACTTTGCCGTTGCATCGCTTTCAAGGATGAGGATTTACGGCTTTGGAAAAAGCGAACTCGCGGCTCCAGAGGAAGTTAGAAGAGCGTTGGAAATGAGCAGCGATCTGAGTATCTACTCGTCTGTTGAAGAGCATTTTCAAGGGTCAAGAAAACTATCAGAAAGTTTTGTGCTTGAGGAAATATTCTCATCAAACGATGAGTTACTTGGCTTTGTTCTCTTTGAGAATCCAAAGATTGTTGAGGCAACTCAAAAGACATTGCTTTACGTCAACGATGCTCTGGGAAATCTTTTCCTTCTCATGAACGATTACTACAATCTTAACAAAGGTCTTGAATGTGATACGATTACCGGGGCATACAACATGACATTTTTTAGAACAAAGTTGGCCTCGTCCATAGACTTTGCGATTAGGAACGCCCTACCTATTTCAGTTGTGAAAACAAAAATTGTGAACCTCCGAGAATTTGTCAACAGGTGTGGAGGAAATCTTGCCAACGAGTTCTTGAAGAAAGTGGGTGAAATACTCCAGGAAACCTCCCAAGAATTAGTCGGCAGGATCAAAGTGGATGAGTTTTGCAACATATTGATAGGTGCAAAATATGAGCGTGCCCAACAAATCGCTGAGGATATAAAGAATAAAATTAAATCCATAATGGAAAAGGACGATAGGCTTTGCTGGGTAAAGCTTGAATTTCATATAATCGAGTGGAACGGAGAACCCTTAGGTGAGATGATTGAGAAAATTTACTCGAAGGGGGACGCACAACTATGA
- a CDS encoding CheR family methyltransferase: MNENLATQVSRILSKHRLKINDRTLKRFLTALESINDVLTPELIEILVLDNLTIGESYFFRDRKVYNFLRKILPSKSDWTVLSIGCSRGEEVYSFSMVAKEVGANFEITGLDVSPQRIEEAKVGCYKFWSVRFLDENELESFFNKVGDKFCVKSDYRTNVTFTAGNFLSTSFDKKFDIIFARRVLLYVENEGLAIKKMYDLLQDEGLLVLGLGEYFPQVLEIFEPIAECPCVYRKIQRKEIATTAYKNVSEIRKTADFTAKPRAENANVKDESKKLKAQKEVITKTLERELNLEPALRVVEHCLENKKLIEAENFLRKLVHNFPTHYLVWKYLGILEMEKGNVRIAKEYLKKAAFLNHLDDEIWQLLRLTKGNG; encoded by the coding sequence GTGAACGAAAATTTGGCAACCCAAGTTAGTAGGATACTTTCAAAGCACAGACTGAAGATTAACGATCGTACTTTGAAGCGGTTTTTGACCGCGTTGGAAAGTATCAACGACGTTTTAACACCGGAGTTGATAGAAATTCTGGTTCTTGACAATCTAACGATTGGTGAATCGTACTTTTTTAGAGACAGAAAGGTTTACAATTTTCTTAGAAAGATCTTGCCGTCCAAGTCCGACTGGACAGTGTTATCAATCGGTTGTTCACGCGGTGAGGAAGTTTACAGTTTCTCCATGGTTGCAAAGGAAGTTGGCGCGAATTTTGAAATTACCGGTCTGGATGTCTCACCGCAGCGAATCGAGGAAGCGAAGGTTGGTTGTTATAAATTTTGGAGCGTTCGGTTTCTTGATGAAAATGAGTTGGAGAGTTTTTTCAACAAGGTTGGTGACAAGTTCTGCGTTAAATCGGATTACCGAACAAACGTTACGTTCACGGCTGGGAACTTCTTGAGTACAAGCTTTGACAAAAAGTTCGATATCATCTTCGCCAGACGTGTATTGTTGTACGTGGAAAATGAAGGCTTGGCTATCAAAAAGATGTACGATCTGCTGCAAGATGAAGGGTTGCTGGTTTTGGGGTTGGGTGAGTATTTTCCCCAGGTACTGGAAATTTTCGAACCCATTGCTGAATGTCCTTGCGTTTACAGGAAGATTCAGAGAAAAGAAATAGCAACAACTGCCTATAAGAATGTCTCGGAAATTCGGAAAACTGCCGATTTCACCGCAAAACCACGAGCGGAGAACGCAAATGTAAAGGACGAATCAAAGAAGCTAAAAGCACAAAAAGAGGTTATCACCAAGACACTGGAACGCGAGCTTAATCTTGAACCCGCTTTAAGAGTCGTTGAGCACTGTTTGGAGAACAAAAAGCTAATAGAGGCGGAGAATTTCCTCAGGAAATTGGTTCACAACTTCCCAACGCACTATCTTGTTTGGAAATATCTCGGTATTTTGGAGATGGAAAAGGGAAATGTAAGAATTGCCAAAGAGTATCTCAAAAAGGCAGCGTTCTTGAATCACTTGGACGATGAAATCTGGCAGCTGTTACGTTTGACCAAAGGAAATGGGTAG
- a CDS encoding transposase — protein MHDKLKMVYPKAHHQLCLVHLQRNIRKNLPKQDASQLNEQVKQLIHFDDVHTGKVHLERLFSQYVNNPKYSSYIKTLFEKIEQYTAFLNFPKPVRKHLYTTNVVESVNSLVEKIRISQGGYFNSIEVLELNIYLRRQNLKQTKWKNSVPRIAGEAYEVLQIYNVMYKLSR, from the coding sequence TTGCATGACAAACTCAAAATGGTATATCCAAAAGCTCATCATCAGTTATGTTTAGTTCATCTTCAAAGAAATATCAGAAAGAATCTCCCCAAACAAGATGCTTCACAACTCAACGAACAAGTCAAACAGCTCATACATTTTGACGATGTTCATACCGGAAAAGTTCACCTTGAAAGGTTATTTAGTCAGTATGTGAATAATCCAAAATACTCCAGCTACATCAAAACGCTATTTGAGAAAATAGAGCAATACACAGCATTCTTGAATTTCCCAAAGCCAGTAAGAAAACACCTTTACACAACAAATGTCGTTGAAAGTGTGAATAGCTTAGTTGAAAAAATTAGGATATCCCAAGGAGGATACTTCAACAGTATTGAGGTATTAGAACTGAACATATACTTAAGAAGACAAAATCTCAAACAAACGAAATGGAAGAACTCAGTACCAAGAATAGCTGGAGAAGCGTATGAAGTATTACAAATATACAATGTGATGTACAAACTAAGCAGATGA
- a CDS encoding chemotaxis protein CheB, whose translation MKRVIIVGSAGSPTQVIELLKFGEPVYFPIVLCIHLTSAVIETFAEHITRETQLPTVVVNGPTKLTNGIHLPAGGKDIIFLTRDLVTVKEGPGKIHPSISMLFLSLKKVADENFIVIVLGGLGDDGKNEAKSLLKKKVRFLIQEDAEFPYLPRNIHRELGERSEPRTFAEIKSILKSINKDAR comes from the coding sequence ATGAAGAGGGTTATCATCGTCGGCTCGGCGGGGAGTCCCACGCAGGTTATAGAACTTTTGAAGTTCGGAGAACCTGTATACTTTCCGATAGTTTTATGCATTCACCTCACCAGTGCGGTAATCGAGACTTTCGCCGAACACATAACGAGGGAGACACAACTTCCAACTGTGGTTGTGAACGGTCCGACCAAACTGACTAATGGTATTCATCTACCAGCAGGAGGTAAGGATATCATCTTCCTCACACGTGACCTGGTAACTGTAAAGGAAGGGCCGGGAAAAATCCATCCCTCGATCTCAATGCTGTTTCTCTCACTGAAGAAAGTAGCCGATGAAAATTTTATTGTTATCGTTCTTGGGGGTCTTGGGGACGACGGAAAAAACGAAGCGAAGAGTTTGCTAAAAAAGAAAGTGAGATTCTTAATTCAGGAGGATGCTGAATTTCCCTACCTTCCAAGAAACATCCATCGAGAACTGGGAGAGAGAAGTGAACCGAGAACATTCGCTGAAATCAAGTCCATTCTGAAATCAATAAATAAAGATGCTCGCTGA